The DNA sequence CATTAACTTTCTACCACACCTTTTAAGAACATCTCCTTGTCATATGACTGCTAAGCCTGTCAGGTTAGTTCTGCTAACATCATTCCAGATGAGATCTGAAGGCAAAGGTGACATCTAGGGTTGCACTGATCTGCCGCCTTGCTGGAACAAAGTCAaggtcaaagtcccaatgatcatcgtcacacacacatctgggtgtggtgaaatttgtcctctgcattgaacccatccccatgtgattttaatccatcccctgggggagaggggagcagtgagcagcagcggtgccgcgctcgggaatcatttggtgatctaacaccccaattccaacccttaatgctgagtgccaagcagggaggtaatgggtcccatttttatagtctttggtatgacccggccggccggggtttgaacccacaaccttccagtctcagggtggacactctactactaggccactgagctggttcgtGGGGAGCCTCTGCTAAGATCTTGCGGACATCAACTCAAGCGCTGGTCTTTTGTCTTTCTGTTCAGTTATTCTCGTCCCTAGTCGAGCTTCTTGTAGTCTGTTCTTTTGAgttccttcaataaaccctggtccaagctgcatttggtcgccctgctccattcactTCATGACTATTTTCTCATTTATAAGTAAATAATCATATTTCTCCAAGTCAATTTGACTTTAAAAggtttacaaaagtgtttaaaaatacacaaaCCGTTTAAAAGTAcatacaaatgaaataaaagttcACAAAGTCCTTGTGCGGATATTGTAATAATGCATGTTCTCTCCTTCGCGGATTTTCATCTATCGCGAGTGGATGTGGAACTAATTAaccgcatccatccatccatccatccatccatccatccatccatccatccatccatccatccatccatccgtccatccgtccatccgtccatccgtccatccgtccatccgtccatccatccatccatccatccatccatccatccatccatccatccatccatccatccatccatccatccatccatcttcttccgattaacaggtcgcgggggcagcagctttgctTGCAGGCAAGCAAGCACATTCATAAGGCTTGCTGATGGTGATTTCTCACTTAGCAAGTTGGAAAAAGAAGACGTAAACACATATTCGGCTGCTGACAGTTCTTTATTCATTGAATATTTGTCCCCACAACGCCAATTGAGCATGAAAGAAGATGAGAAGAAAAGTTGAAAGGAACCCCAAAAATATCAAGGCTGAGTCATTGAACTCGTGCATCGTGCGATATTGGAGGCCAAGACATTTAGtgactggacgcctccctgatgCAAACGTACGAGAATTCAAATGTGCAATCTCCATCGTTCCACGTTCcatctgtaaaaaaacaaaaacaaaacaaaaaaacacgtgtaagttgtcacgtctcgcccccaactgctccactatgtgtctgtcttggtttcggtctgtgtgctcgccccgcccctcctgtgtgcccatgatcagtgtgattgttcccacctgcctctcgttacctgtcgtgtataaaagtcctgtctgcccttctctccctgtcggatcattggttttggttttggttttggttgctgtcgttcggtgttgtcgtcctgtcttggtgccgtcatgtcctgctgtcttcttgttccacgtcccggtcagtcagtcaaattattgtttaagtcatgtcagtttaccgagtctgtattttgagttgcttcaataaaccctggtccaagctgcacttggtcgttctgctccatgctacacccgaaCCCTGACAGTAAGTATGACTTTGTTCAATTCTTCTGAGCAAACCTCAAATGTTATTGTTACTTACAACCTTCCTACAATCCTACATTCAATTCTTCTTAGGAAATCTCAAATGTTGTTGTTACTTACCAGTTGGTATCATCGCTACACAGTCACCGTCGTCATTGGGCGCTCCTACATCAAAATTGGTGAAGTCCACATCTGAGCCATCAGTCCATATGAAATCGGTATTCTAGAAGACCAAATCAAATTTCCTTTGAAAGGACGCACattggatgatgcttttgtttgtGGCAAATCTCTACGGAACACAAGTGAAACAGacttttgaatattttaccgaAATTGCATCAGTGTAACCTATCCAGGCTGGGCTGGCAGAACTACCTGCCCGAATCAGTTCAAGAACCAGCGCATTTTCCAGCTCATTGTGAATGGAGACCAAATTCCCACCAAGAATGTTGCAGACGCTCTGacggggaacaaaaaaaaacaaagcagaatgGGGAATTTCACTTTTTGGGTCCATCTGACAAGATGTTAAGACTCGGCACAAAGTTTGCTGTCAACCACAGTCTTCCTTCCATACCTCGGCATCTGCAAAAGTTCTGCCATCACCTTCATAGATGTAACAGAAACAGTCCAACTGAGTCCAGCCTTTTGGACAGTTATTGCCTGCAGCACAATTGTTCATTTTTTggggagaacaaaaaaaaaaaagaaatcaattcaACTTGGTGTCAATGGCTGACGGCGCAAAGGTATTTGCGAAAGCCTCTTTGAGGCCGAGCTACCAACCTTTCACAGGAACAATTTTGGCGGACCACTGTCGAGAAGACgaagatatttttaaaatggcCAACGCAATCGTACAGCTGTATTTGGATTGAAGTCAGTAGGTAGGATTTGGACTCACCGCGCCAGTCAGCAGTCCGCTGATCCCGCAAAGGAGGAACAATGAGCCAAGAGTGaatgccatctgcaacgttgacacaaaaaacacatgatattTGTCAAAATAAAGTCACGTCACATTTCATTTGAAAAGCTAGATCGTACAATGGCATCCTTACCTTACCTTGATGCGAGCGAGTGCTGCTTGATACTGTCGACGAGTCTGGCCGCTGCTTATAAAGGTACGTTTGGTGACAGTCTTGGAAGGTACCAAATTGTTTTGTCATTAACTTTCTACCACACTTTTTAAGAACATCTTTGTTCCCACGGAACAATTCAACAGGTGCGGTTTTGTTTGACAGGACACCAAATGTGAATAGGTTTTGCGGCGACACccatgaaaccatgccaagtccTCTTCATTGCTGTCGCATTCGACTACACCCTTGAATGCTTGGCCATAATGACACCAACAAATACTAACTAACTGCAATTAAAGAGGAATTGCTACATCCACGGGATCAATTGCATGTCTGACGCATGTGCCCGCACCGCGGGTTCACTTTTGTTTCCGTGTGGTGTGAATAGAGCGGCAAGTTTGGCCTACATGTGCTCGACCAGGACGACCAGTCAAGCACGTCTGTCTTggggcccaaagtcagctgggacggacggacggatggacggacggagggaCTCCTTCTCCCCGCCAGTATGTACAGGATAAACAGCGAGCCAAGTCAAAGGATCTTTTGGATGGCAGGTGGACCAAGACCAAAAGCAAAATCAAAACTCATCAAAGTAATCACTAGATTTCTTGCTCCTTGTCATATAACTGCTAAGCCTGTCAGGTTAGTTCTGCTAACATCATTCCAGATGATCCAGATGACTGCCGAAATGCTTTCATACACGATGCGGACATCTTGTTGACAGCTCTCATGAAACTGTATCGTTTGAAatactgatatatatatatgcactcaGACCTTCATTTGCGGATGACGTTCATTTGGGGTCCCGGACCACCAAACGTCAGAGAC is a window from the Syngnathus scovelli strain Florida chromosome 2, RoL_Ssco_1.2, whole genome shotgun sequence genome containing:
- the LOC137839907 gene encoding lithostathine-1-beta-like, which gives rise to MTKQFGTFQDCHQTYLYKQRPDSSTVSSSTRSHQGKMAFTLGSLFLLCGISGLLTGAWSAKIVPVKGNNCPKGWTQLDCFCYIYEGDGRTFADAESVCNILGGNLVSIHNELENALVLELIRAGSSASPAWIGYTDAISNTDFIWTDGSDVDFTNFDVGAPNDDGDCVAMIPTDGTWNDGDCTFEFSYVCIREASSH